The following proteins are encoded in a genomic region of Gossypium hirsutum isolate 1008001.06 chromosome D05, Gossypium_hirsutum_v2.1, whole genome shotgun sequence:
- the LOC107906215 gene encoding protein disulfide isomerase-like 1-4 — protein MTSFRCFLVLSLVSFLLLSTVLPSISTNDEQDDEDLRFLEETEGKSVDIASLPHLSDSDDDQFPEDHEEDEDSGSEQETDDPLSDPYKAPQIDEKDVVVLTQGNFSDFIKNNKFGMVEFYAPWCGHCQSLAPEYAAAATEMKGEGVVLAKVDATQEDELAEEYDVEGLPTIYFLVDGKHTLYPAARNKDAIVTWIKKQIGPGIYNVTTLDDAERILTSESEVALGYLNSLVGPESDELAATSKLLDDIKFYQTMNPDVAKLFHIDPEVKRPALVLLKKDAEKICHFDGLFVKTAISEFVTSNKLPLVTIFSRESAPSIFESSIKMHLLLFATLNISEKYIPVLQEAAAKLFKGKLISIYVQVDNEESGKPVANFFGVSGNGPTIRAYSGDDAKKFAMNGDVTFNNIKAFAEDFLAGRLKPFYKSDPIPETNNEDVKEVVGDNFDEIVLDESKDVLLEIYAPWCGHCRSLEPTYNKLAQHLRGINSLVIAKMDGTTNEHPKAKSAGFPTMLFFPAGKKSSDPMKVNTGRTVVDFYKFLKEHATIPFKLKKAVLVPKDKPTKTSDSKVRENSSSVSSKEEL, from the exons ATGACGTCGTTTCGGTGCTTTTTAGTTCTCTCCCTCGTTTCCTTCCTCCTCTTGTCTACTGTCCTTCCTTCCATCTCTACAAACGACGAACAAGACGATGAGGACCTCCGTTTCCTCGAAGAAACGGAAGGCAAAAGCGTCGACATTGCTTCACTCCCTCATTTGAGTGACTCAGACGATGACCAATTCCCCGAAGACCACGAAGAAGATGAAGACTCCGGAAGCGAACAAGAGACCGATGACCCCCTTTCGGATCCGTACAAAGCGCCCCAAATCGACGAGAAGGATGTGGTCGTTTTAACGCAAGGAAACTTCAGCGATTTCATCAAGAATAATAAGTTCGGGATGGTTGAGTTCTACGCGCCTTGGTGCGGGCATTGCCAGTCGTTGGCTCCGGAATATGCCGCGGCGGCCACGGAGATGAAAGGAGAAGGAGTTGTGCTGGCCAAGGTGGATGCCACGCAGGAGGATGAGCTAGCAGAAGAGTATGACGTCGAAGGTTTACCTACTATATATTTCCTTGTCGATGGAAAGCACACGCTTTATCCTGCTGCTCGAAACAA GGATGCGATAGTGACCTGGATTAAGAAGCAGATAGGACCTGGTATATACAACGTTACCACACTGGACGATGCTGAACGCATTTTAACATCTGAATCTGAAGTTGCCTTGGGCTACTTGAACTCTTTGGTG GGTCCCGAGAGTGACGAGCTTGCTGCCACTTCAAAACTCTTAGACGATATCAAATTCTATCAAACTATGAATCCTGATGTGGCAAAGCTTTTCCACATTGATCCTGAAGTTAAACGCCCCGCTTTGGTCTTACTTAAAAAGGATGCTGAAAAAATATGCCACTTTG ATGGTCTTTTTGTCAAGACTGCAATATCTGAGTTCGTAACTTCCAACAAGCTTCCTTTGGTTACAATATTTAGCAGGGAGAGTGCTCCTTCAATTTTTGAAAGCTCAATTAAGATGCAC CTGTTGTTGTTTGCCACATTAAACATTTCTGAGAAGTATATCCCAGTACTCCAAGAAGCAGCAGCAAAACTTTTCAAGGGAAAG CTTATCTCTATTTATGTGCAAGTGGATAATGAAGAAAGTGGAAAACCTGTTGCAAATTTTTTCGGTGTCAGTGGAAATGGTCCCACA ATCCGTGCATACTCTGGAGATGATGCAAAGAAATTTGCCATGAATGGAGATGTGACATTCAATAACATTAAG GCTTTTGCAGAGGACTTTTTAGCAGGCAGGCTTAAACCTTTCTATAAGTCGGACCCAATTCCTGAAACT AATAACGAGGATGTGAAAGAAGTGGTTGGCGATAACTTCGATGAAATTGTTTTAGACGAGTCCAAGGATGTCCTGCTTGAG ATCTATGCACCTTGGTGTGGCCATTGCCGATCATTGGAACCGACATACAACAAGCTTGCCCAACATCTTCGAGGGATTAACTCTCTGGTTATTGCCAAAATGGACGGGACAACAAATGAACATCCTAAGGCAAAG TCTGCAGGGTTTCCCACGATGCTGTTCTTCCCGGCGGGAAAAAAGAGTTCTGATCCT ATGAAAGTGAACACAGGACGCACTGTCGTGGATTTTTATAAGTTCCTGAAGGAACATGCTACAATCCCATTTAAGCTCAAAAAAGCAGTTTTAGTTCCAAAAGACAAACCAACCAAGACTTCAGATTCCAAGGTGAGGGAGAACAGCAGCAGTGTGAGTTCGAAGGAGGAGTTGTGA
- the LOC107906216 gene encoding PHD finger-like domain-containing protein 5A, which yields MAKHHPDLIMCRKQPGIAIGRLCEKCDGKCVICDSYVRPCTLVRVCDECNYGSFQGRCVICGGVGISDAYYCKECTQQEKDRDGCPKIVNLGSAKTDLFYERKKYGFKKR from the coding sequence ATGGCAAAGCACCATCCTGATTTGATCATGTGCCGGAAACAGCCGGGGATTGCAATAGGACGATTATGTGAGAAGTGTGATGGCAAGTGTGTAATCTGTGACTCTTATGTCCGTCCTTGCACGCTCGTGCGAGTTTGCGATGAATGCAACTATGGGTCGTTTCAAGGTAGGTGTGTTATCTGTGGAGGGGTGGGGATATCTGATGCATATTACTGTAAGGAGTGTACTCAGCAAGAGAAAGATCGCGATGGTTGTCCAAAAATTGTTAATCTCGGGAGTGCTAAAACGGACTTATTCTATGAACGTAAAAAATATGGTTTTAAGAAAAGATGA
- the LOC107906221 gene encoding signal peptidase complex subunit 3B: MHSFGHRLNGLLTFSVTILAIMCAIASLSDNLNTPSPTAEIKIMNINWFQKQPQGNDEVSLTMNISADLQSLFTWNTKQLFIFVAAEYETPKNSLNQVSLWDAIIPAKEHAKFWIHTSNKYRFVDQGNNLRGKKFNLTLHWHVMPKTGKMFADKIVMAGYSFPEEYR; this comes from the exons ATGCACTCTTTCGGGCACAGATTAAATGGTCTCTTAACCTTTTCCGTGACGATACTGGCAATAATGTGTGCTATCGCGTCTCTCTCGGACAACCTTAATACTCCTTCTCCCACGGCAGAAATCAAG ATTATGAACATAAACTGGTTCCAGAAGCAGCCGCAGGGTAATGACGAG GTCAGCCTGACAATGAATATATCGGCTGATTTGCAGTCATTGTTCACATGGAACACAAAACAG CTTTTCATATTTGTAGCAGCTGAGTACGAAACCCCAAAGAATTCTTTGAATCAG GTCTCACTTTGGGATGCTATAATACCTGCCAAAGAGCATGCGAAGTTTTGGATCCATACCtcaaacaagtatcgttttgttGATCAG GGAAACAATCTCCGTGGCAAAAAATTCAACTTGACATTGCATTGGCATGTCATGCCTAAGACCGGAAAGATGTTTGCTGACAAAATTGTCATGGCTGGCTATAGTTTTCCGGAGGAATATAGATAA
- the LOC107906219 gene encoding probable serine/threonine-protein kinase PBL28 isoform X2, whose translation MLLFWWQRLPLLLLIQLFQPNCLCHKLFTEALLICKNTVCTPQQTNSRFGKFPCLRQWAYVNCYRPEDADVVSLIPGISRISLPSRLTQLLFFAPKFIPSYSQEKPFKSRHGRVAAASVDGENGVPTLTPLQTADKKPRKQTFAAIIGCISAALLVLIILVLVYICLMRVKRFMRRTSGTESSMPSTVELERANTSHYAAGAPSLIYTQNLKQITMSELEHATHNFSQSNIIGEGRFGLVHKGLLQDGTLVAIKRYLDTQVHFFLHEIKQITQVRHRNLVKLVGYCEDNHQQFLVYDYIPNGNVGNHLYDYEGSPTGKLNMRQRLLIALGAAKGLEHLHSMAPPLLHMHFRSSNVLLDENFTAKVSDYGLSKLLSEDQFYASSSAIDCFLDPELYSSKRFSVQSDIYGYGVFLLELISGREAICRDPSNLETTLIMQAKDSKDISSFVDKTLGGKSMRGAKQVVDLALQCVDIRPRRPLMRSIVEELERIQETEIGGLPFEAGEEIRDVTLGSELFN comes from the exons ATGCTTTTGTTCTGGTGGCAGCGGCTGCCACTGCTTTTGCTGATTCAACTGTTCCAACCCAACTGTTTATGTCACAAGCTCTTCA CTGAAGCTTTACTTATTTGCAAGAACACAGTCTGCACTCCTCAACAAACCAACAGTAGATTTGGGAAGTTCCCCTGCTTGAGGCAATGGGCATATGTCAATTGTTATCGACCAGAAGATGCAGATGTTGTTTCCTT GATTCCTGGAATCTCTCGGATATCTCTTCCAAGTAGATTAACTCAATTGTTGTTTTTTGCTCCAAAGTTCATCCCCTCTTACTCTCAAGAGAAGCCCTTTAAATCAAGACACGGAAGGGTAGCGGCAGCTTCTGTTGATGGGGAAAATGGTGTTCCAACACTCACGCCTTTGCAAACAGCTGATAAGAAACCGAGAAAACAGACATTTGCTGCCATAATTGGCTGTATTAGTGCGGCCCTTCTTGTcttgatcattttggtgcttgtGTATATCTGCTTGATGCGTGTTAAGAGATTCATGAGGAGAACATCCGGGACTGAATCTTCCATGCCATCTACTG TTGAATTGGAAAGAGCTAACACATCCCATTATGCTGCTGGTGCACCGTCTCTGATCTATACACAAAATCTAAAGCAAATAACAATGTCAGAGCTGGAACATGCTACACACAACTTCAGTCAAAGTAATATCATTGGTGAGGGCCGATTCGGTTTAGTCCATAAAGGACTACTTCAAGATGGAACTCTTGTGGCAATCAAAAGATACTTGGACACCCAGGTTCATTTTTTCCTTCATGAG ATAAAGCAAATAACTCAAGTTAGACACAGGAATCTAGTCAAGCTTGTTGGTTACTGTGAAGATAACCACCAGCAGTTTCTTGTATATGATTATATACCTAATGGAAATGTTGGAAATCACCTTTATG ATTACGAAGGTTCACCGACAGGTAAACTAAACATGCGGCAAAGGTTGTTGATTGCACTAGGGGCAGCCAAAG GACTTGAACATCTTCACAGTATGGCTCCTCCTCTGCTGCACATGCATTTCAGAAGCAGCAATGTTCTTCTCGATGAAAACTTCACAGCCAAGGTTTCTGATTATGGATTATCCAAATTGTTGTCTGAAGATCAGTTTTACGCGTCATCTTCAGCCATTGATTGTTTTCTTGACCCAGA ATTGTATTCATCGAAGAGATTTTCAGTGCAAAGCGATATATATGGCTATGGAGTCTTCCTCCTGGAATTGATTAGCGGACGTGAAGCAATTTGTAGAGATCCATCAAACTTGGAAACAACGTTAATAATGCAG GCCAAGGATTCGAAAGATATCAGCAGTTTTGTCGATAAAACCTTGGGAGGCAAATCAATGCGTGGGGCAAAACAAGTAGTAGATTTGGCATTGCAGTGTGTGGACATAAGACCAAGAAGACCATTGATGAGAAGCATCGTTGAAGAGCTTGAACGAATCCAAGAGACAGAGATTGGTGGTTTGCCGTTTGAAGCAGGCGAGGAGATTAGAGATGTAACATTGGGGAGCGAGCTCTTTAACTGA
- the LOC107906219 gene encoding probable serine/threonine-protein kinase PBL28 isoform X3: MRLPLLLLIQLFQPNCLCHKLFTEALLICKNTVCTPQQTNSRFGKFPCLRQWAYVNCYRPEDADVVSLIPGISRISLPSRLTQLLFFAPKFIPSYSQEKPFKSRHGRVAAASVDGENGVPTLTPLQTADKKPRKQTFAAIIGCISAALLVLIILVLVYICLMRVKRFMRRTSGTESSMPSTVELERANTSHYAAGAPSLIYTQNLKQITMSELEHATHNFSQSNIIGEGRFGLVHKGLLQDGTLVAIKRYLDTQVHFFLHEIKQITQVRHRNLVKLVGYCEDNHQQFLVYDYIPNGNVGNHLYDYEGSPTGKLNMRQRLLIALGAAKGLEHLHSMAPPLLHMHFRSSNVLLDENFTAKVSDYGLSKLLSEDQFYASSSAIDCFLDPELYSSKRFSVQSDIYGYGVFLLELISGREAICRDPSNLETTLIMQAKDSKDISSFVDKTLGGKSMRGAKQVVDLALQCVDIRPRRPLMRSIVEELERIQETEIGGLPFEAGEEIRDVTLGSELFN; encoded by the exons ATG CGGCTGCCACTGCTTTTGCTGATTCAACTGTTCCAACCCAACTGTTTATGTCACAAGCTCTTCA CTGAAGCTTTACTTATTTGCAAGAACACAGTCTGCACTCCTCAACAAACCAACAGTAGATTTGGGAAGTTCCCCTGCTTGAGGCAATGGGCATATGTCAATTGTTATCGACCAGAAGATGCAGATGTTGTTTCCTT GATTCCTGGAATCTCTCGGATATCTCTTCCAAGTAGATTAACTCAATTGTTGTTTTTTGCTCCAAAGTTCATCCCCTCTTACTCTCAAGAGAAGCCCTTTAAATCAAGACACGGAAGGGTAGCGGCAGCTTCTGTTGATGGGGAAAATGGTGTTCCAACACTCACGCCTTTGCAAACAGCTGATAAGAAACCGAGAAAACAGACATTTGCTGCCATAATTGGCTGTATTAGTGCGGCCCTTCTTGTcttgatcattttggtgcttgtGTATATCTGCTTGATGCGTGTTAAGAGATTCATGAGGAGAACATCCGGGACTGAATCTTCCATGCCATCTACTG TTGAATTGGAAAGAGCTAACACATCCCATTATGCTGCTGGTGCACCGTCTCTGATCTATACACAAAATCTAAAGCAAATAACAATGTCAGAGCTGGAACATGCTACACACAACTTCAGTCAAAGTAATATCATTGGTGAGGGCCGATTCGGTTTAGTCCATAAAGGACTACTTCAAGATGGAACTCTTGTGGCAATCAAAAGATACTTGGACACCCAGGTTCATTTTTTCCTTCATGAG ATAAAGCAAATAACTCAAGTTAGACACAGGAATCTAGTCAAGCTTGTTGGTTACTGTGAAGATAACCACCAGCAGTTTCTTGTATATGATTATATACCTAATGGAAATGTTGGAAATCACCTTTATG ATTACGAAGGTTCACCGACAGGTAAACTAAACATGCGGCAAAGGTTGTTGATTGCACTAGGGGCAGCCAAAG GACTTGAACATCTTCACAGTATGGCTCCTCCTCTGCTGCACATGCATTTCAGAAGCAGCAATGTTCTTCTCGATGAAAACTTCACAGCCAAGGTTTCTGATTATGGATTATCCAAATTGTTGTCTGAAGATCAGTTTTACGCGTCATCTTCAGCCATTGATTGTTTTCTTGACCCAGA ATTGTATTCATCGAAGAGATTTTCAGTGCAAAGCGATATATATGGCTATGGAGTCTTCCTCCTGGAATTGATTAGCGGACGTGAAGCAATTTGTAGAGATCCATCAAACTTGGAAACAACGTTAATAATGCAG GCCAAGGATTCGAAAGATATCAGCAGTTTTGTCGATAAAACCTTGGGAGGCAAATCAATGCGTGGGGCAAAACAAGTAGTAGATTTGGCATTGCAGTGTGTGGACATAAGACCAAGAAGACCATTGATGAGAAGCATCGTTGAAGAGCTTGAACGAATCCAAGAGACAGAGATTGGTGGTTTGCCGTTTGAAGCAGGCGAGGAGATTAGAGATGTAACATTGGGGAGCGAGCTCTTTAACTGA
- the LOC107906219 gene encoding probable serine/threonine-protein kinase PBL28 isoform X1, producing the protein MASIYLVTIDVVFFLPVSFYKFVIRKGHFPKRLPLLLLIQLFQPNCLCHKLFTEALLICKNTVCTPQQTNSRFGKFPCLRQWAYVNCYRPEDADVVSLIPGISRISLPSRLTQLLFFAPKFIPSYSQEKPFKSRHGRVAAASVDGENGVPTLTPLQTADKKPRKQTFAAIIGCISAALLVLIILVLVYICLMRVKRFMRRTSGTESSMPSTVELERANTSHYAAGAPSLIYTQNLKQITMSELEHATHNFSQSNIIGEGRFGLVHKGLLQDGTLVAIKRYLDTQVHFFLHEIKQITQVRHRNLVKLVGYCEDNHQQFLVYDYIPNGNVGNHLYDYEGSPTGKLNMRQRLLIALGAAKGLEHLHSMAPPLLHMHFRSSNVLLDENFTAKVSDYGLSKLLSEDQFYASSSAIDCFLDPELYSSKRFSVQSDIYGYGVFLLELISGREAICRDPSNLETTLIMQAKDSKDISSFVDKTLGGKSMRGAKQVVDLALQCVDIRPRRPLMRSIVEELERIQETEIGGLPFEAGEEIRDVTLGSELFN; encoded by the exons ATGGCCTCCATCTATTTGGTTACTATTgatgtagttttttttttacctgtTTCTTTCTACAAATTTGTGATAAGAAAAGGGCATTTTCCGAAG CGGCTGCCACTGCTTTTGCTGATTCAACTGTTCCAACCCAACTGTTTATGTCACAAGCTCTTCA CTGAAGCTTTACTTATTTGCAAGAACACAGTCTGCACTCCTCAACAAACCAACAGTAGATTTGGGAAGTTCCCCTGCTTGAGGCAATGGGCATATGTCAATTGTTATCGACCAGAAGATGCAGATGTTGTTTCCTT GATTCCTGGAATCTCTCGGATATCTCTTCCAAGTAGATTAACTCAATTGTTGTTTTTTGCTCCAAAGTTCATCCCCTCTTACTCTCAAGAGAAGCCCTTTAAATCAAGACACGGAAGGGTAGCGGCAGCTTCTGTTGATGGGGAAAATGGTGTTCCAACACTCACGCCTTTGCAAACAGCTGATAAGAAACCGAGAAAACAGACATTTGCTGCCATAATTGGCTGTATTAGTGCGGCCCTTCTTGTcttgatcattttggtgcttgtGTATATCTGCTTGATGCGTGTTAAGAGATTCATGAGGAGAACATCCGGGACTGAATCTTCCATGCCATCTACTG TTGAATTGGAAAGAGCTAACACATCCCATTATGCTGCTGGTGCACCGTCTCTGATCTATACACAAAATCTAAAGCAAATAACAATGTCAGAGCTGGAACATGCTACACACAACTTCAGTCAAAGTAATATCATTGGTGAGGGCCGATTCGGTTTAGTCCATAAAGGACTACTTCAAGATGGAACTCTTGTGGCAATCAAAAGATACTTGGACACCCAGGTTCATTTTTTCCTTCATGAG ATAAAGCAAATAACTCAAGTTAGACACAGGAATCTAGTCAAGCTTGTTGGTTACTGTGAAGATAACCACCAGCAGTTTCTTGTATATGATTATATACCTAATGGAAATGTTGGAAATCACCTTTATG ATTACGAAGGTTCACCGACAGGTAAACTAAACATGCGGCAAAGGTTGTTGATTGCACTAGGGGCAGCCAAAG GACTTGAACATCTTCACAGTATGGCTCCTCCTCTGCTGCACATGCATTTCAGAAGCAGCAATGTTCTTCTCGATGAAAACTTCACAGCCAAGGTTTCTGATTATGGATTATCCAAATTGTTGTCTGAAGATCAGTTTTACGCGTCATCTTCAGCCATTGATTGTTTTCTTGACCCAGA ATTGTATTCATCGAAGAGATTTTCAGTGCAAAGCGATATATATGGCTATGGAGTCTTCCTCCTGGAATTGATTAGCGGACGTGAAGCAATTTGTAGAGATCCATCAAACTTGGAAACAACGTTAATAATGCAG GCCAAGGATTCGAAAGATATCAGCAGTTTTGTCGATAAAACCTTGGGAGGCAAATCAATGCGTGGGGCAAAACAAGTAGTAGATTTGGCATTGCAGTGTGTGGACATAAGACCAAGAAGACCATTGATGAGAAGCATCGTTGAAGAGCTTGAACGAATCCAAGAGACAGAGATTGGTGGTTTGCCGTTTGAAGCAGGCGAGGAGATTAGAGATGTAACATTGGGGAGCGAGCTCTTTAACTGA
- the LOC107906219 gene encoding probable serine/threonine-protein kinase PBL28 isoform X5, whose product MGICQLLSTRRCRCCFLFIPSYSQEKPFKSRHGRVAAASVDGENGVPTLTPLQTADKKPRKQTFAAIIGCISAALLVLIILVLVYICLMRVKRFMRRTSGTESSMPSTVELERANTSHYAAGAPSLIYTQNLKQITMSELEHATHNFSQSNIIGEGRFGLVHKGLLQDGTLVAIKRYLDTQVHFFLHEIKQITQVRHRNLVKLVGYCEDNHQQFLVYDYIPNGNVGNHLYDYEGSPTGKLNMRQRLLIALGAAKGLEHLHSMAPPLLHMHFRSSNVLLDENFTAKVSDYGLSKLLSEDQFYASSSAIDCFLDPELYSSKRFSVQSDIYGYGVFLLELISGREAICRDPSNLETTLIMQAKDSKDISSFVDKTLGGKSMRGAKQVVDLALQCVDIRPRRPLMRSIVEELERIQETEIGGLPFEAGEEIRDVTLGSELFN is encoded by the exons ATGGGCATATGTCAATTGTTATCGACCAGAAGATGCAGATGTTGTTTCCTT TTCATCCCCTCTTACTCTCAAGAGAAGCCCTTTAAATCAAGACACGGAAGGGTAGCGGCAGCTTCTGTTGATGGGGAAAATGGTGTTCCAACACTCACGCCTTTGCAAACAGCTGATAAGAAACCGAGAAAACAGACATTTGCTGCCATAATTGGCTGTATTAGTGCGGCCCTTCTTGTcttgatcattttggtgcttgtGTATATCTGCTTGATGCGTGTTAAGAGATTCATGAGGAGAACATCCGGGACTGAATCTTCCATGCCATCTACTG TTGAATTGGAAAGAGCTAACACATCCCATTATGCTGCTGGTGCACCGTCTCTGATCTATACACAAAATCTAAAGCAAATAACAATGTCAGAGCTGGAACATGCTACACACAACTTCAGTCAAAGTAATATCATTGGTGAGGGCCGATTCGGTTTAGTCCATAAAGGACTACTTCAAGATGGAACTCTTGTGGCAATCAAAAGATACTTGGACACCCAGGTTCATTTTTTCCTTCATGAG ATAAAGCAAATAACTCAAGTTAGACACAGGAATCTAGTCAAGCTTGTTGGTTACTGTGAAGATAACCACCAGCAGTTTCTTGTATATGATTATATACCTAATGGAAATGTTGGAAATCACCTTTATG ATTACGAAGGTTCACCGACAGGTAAACTAAACATGCGGCAAAGGTTGTTGATTGCACTAGGGGCAGCCAAAG GACTTGAACATCTTCACAGTATGGCTCCTCCTCTGCTGCACATGCATTTCAGAAGCAGCAATGTTCTTCTCGATGAAAACTTCACAGCCAAGGTTTCTGATTATGGATTATCCAAATTGTTGTCTGAAGATCAGTTTTACGCGTCATCTTCAGCCATTGATTGTTTTCTTGACCCAGA ATTGTATTCATCGAAGAGATTTTCAGTGCAAAGCGATATATATGGCTATGGAGTCTTCCTCCTGGAATTGATTAGCGGACGTGAAGCAATTTGTAGAGATCCATCAAACTTGGAAACAACGTTAATAATGCAG GCCAAGGATTCGAAAGATATCAGCAGTTTTGTCGATAAAACCTTGGGAGGCAAATCAATGCGTGGGGCAAAACAAGTAGTAGATTTGGCATTGCAGTGTGTGGACATAAGACCAAGAAGACCATTGATGAGAAGCATCGTTGAAGAGCTTGAACGAATCCAAGAGACAGAGATTGGTGGTTTGCCGTTTGAAGCAGGCGAGGAGATTAGAGATGTAACATTGGGGAGCGAGCTCTTTAACTGA
- the LOC107906219 gene encoding leucine-rich repeat receptor protein kinase HPCA1 isoform X4 has protein sequence MASIYLVTIDVVFFLPVSFYKFVIRKGHFPKRLPLLLLIQLFQPNCLCHKLFTEALLICKNTVCTPQQTNSRFGKFPCLRQWAYVNCYRPEDADVVSLIPGISRISLPSRLTQLLFFAPKFIPSYSQEKPFKSRHGRVAAASVDGENGVPTLTPLQTADKKPRKQTFAAIIGCISAALLVLIILVLVYICLMRVKRFMRRTSGTESSMPSTVELERANTSHYAAGAPSLIYTQNLKQITMSELEHATHNFSQSNIIGEGRFGLVHKGLLQDGTLVAIKRYLDTQVHFFLHEIKQITQVRHRNLVKLVGYCEDNHQQFLVYDYIPNGNVGNHLYDYEGSPTGKLNMRQRLLIALGAAKGLEHLHSMAPPLLHMHFRSSNVLLDENFTAKVSDYGLSKLLSEDQFYASSSAIDCFLDPELYSSKRFSVQSDIYGYGVFLLELISGREAICRDPSNLETTLIMPRIRKISAVLSIKPWEANQCVGQNK, from the exons ATGGCCTCCATCTATTTGGTTACTATTgatgtagttttttttttacctgtTTCTTTCTACAAATTTGTGATAAGAAAAGGGCATTTTCCGAAG CGGCTGCCACTGCTTTTGCTGATTCAACTGTTCCAACCCAACTGTTTATGTCACAAGCTCTTCA CTGAAGCTTTACTTATTTGCAAGAACACAGTCTGCACTCCTCAACAAACCAACAGTAGATTTGGGAAGTTCCCCTGCTTGAGGCAATGGGCATATGTCAATTGTTATCGACCAGAAGATGCAGATGTTGTTTCCTT GATTCCTGGAATCTCTCGGATATCTCTTCCAAGTAGATTAACTCAATTGTTGTTTTTTGCTCCAAAGTTCATCCCCTCTTACTCTCAAGAGAAGCCCTTTAAATCAAGACACGGAAGGGTAGCGGCAGCTTCTGTTGATGGGGAAAATGGTGTTCCAACACTCACGCCTTTGCAAACAGCTGATAAGAAACCGAGAAAACAGACATTTGCTGCCATAATTGGCTGTATTAGTGCGGCCCTTCTTGTcttgatcattttggtgcttgtGTATATCTGCTTGATGCGTGTTAAGAGATTCATGAGGAGAACATCCGGGACTGAATCTTCCATGCCATCTACTG TTGAATTGGAAAGAGCTAACACATCCCATTATGCTGCTGGTGCACCGTCTCTGATCTATACACAAAATCTAAAGCAAATAACAATGTCAGAGCTGGAACATGCTACACACAACTTCAGTCAAAGTAATATCATTGGTGAGGGCCGATTCGGTTTAGTCCATAAAGGACTACTTCAAGATGGAACTCTTGTGGCAATCAAAAGATACTTGGACACCCAGGTTCATTTTTTCCTTCATGAG ATAAAGCAAATAACTCAAGTTAGACACAGGAATCTAGTCAAGCTTGTTGGTTACTGTGAAGATAACCACCAGCAGTTTCTTGTATATGATTATATACCTAATGGAAATGTTGGAAATCACCTTTATG ATTACGAAGGTTCACCGACAGGTAAACTAAACATGCGGCAAAGGTTGTTGATTGCACTAGGGGCAGCCAAAG GACTTGAACATCTTCACAGTATGGCTCCTCCTCTGCTGCACATGCATTTCAGAAGCAGCAATGTTCTTCTCGATGAAAACTTCACAGCCAAGGTTTCTGATTATGGATTATCCAAATTGTTGTCTGAAGATCAGTTTTACGCGTCATCTTCAGCCATTGATTGTTTTCTTGACCCAGA ATTGTATTCATCGAAGAGATTTTCAGTGCAAAGCGATATATATGGCTATGGAGTCTTCCTCCTGGAATTGATTAGCGGACGTGAAGCAATTTGTAGAGATCCATCAAACTTGGAAACAACGTTAATAAT GCCAAGGATTCGAAAGATATCAGCAGTTTTGTCGATAAAACCTTGGGAGGCAAATCAATGCGTGGGGCAAAACAAGTAG